From Pontibacter actiniarum, a single genomic window includes:
- a CDS encoding AAA family ATPase — protein MEALMRAVMEAPVRAVVSHGKTPLVEIVGPPGVGKSTIYKALCKKWSPECNWVYQDALLAPAKPSFLRFSKWLEYNYKVLAGKRRAKSVPVEYGLDFIQENQALADFCWAFLSDTGTAPGNGAHRYRAAYFLFGDFCRYQALQKAASTRPCVIEEGFLQKSFLVQGNGASAEQLIDRYINLIPLPRAIIYIDAADKVTITNRLTSRPKTIASHIGKGVAALEQETEKWQCTLGAILGRLHAQHVDIYKVDGEKTVEENVQVIRKVLQNL, from the coding sequence ATGGAAGCACTTATGAGAGCCGTCATGGAAGCACCTGTGAGAGCCGTCGTGAGCCATGGCAAAACACCGCTCGTTGAGATTGTGGGGCCGCCCGGCGTCGGGAAGTCCACCATTTACAAAGCGCTGTGCAAAAAGTGGAGCCCCGAATGCAACTGGGTTTACCAGGATGCCCTGCTGGCCCCGGCAAAGCCGAGCTTCCTTCGTTTCAGCAAGTGGCTCGAGTACAACTACAAAGTATTAGCAGGGAAAAGAAGGGCTAAAAGTGTACCGGTGGAGTACGGCCTGGACTTTATTCAGGAGAACCAGGCGCTCGCCGATTTCTGCTGGGCGTTCTTGTCCGATACAGGAACTGCCCCGGGCAACGGCGCCCACCGCTACAGGGCCGCCTACTTCCTGTTCGGAGACTTCTGCCGTTACCAGGCCCTGCAGAAAGCAGCCAGCACAAGGCCCTGTGTTATTGAGGAGGGCTTTCTGCAGAAGTCGTTCCTGGTTCAGGGCAACGGGGCCTCGGCCGAGCAGCTGATCGACCGCTACATCAACCTGATCCCGCTGCCCCGCGCCATTATTTATATCGATGCAGCTGATAAAGTGACCATAACCAACAGGCTTACATCGCGGCCAAAGACCATTGCCTCTCACATTGGTAAGGGCGTGGCGGCTTTGGAGCAGGAAACCGAAAAGTGGCAGTGTACTTTAGGTGCCATTCTGGGCAGGCTGCACGCACAGCATGTCGATATTTATAAAGTGGATGGCGAGAAAACGGTAGAAGAAAATGTACAGGTGATCCGGAAAGTCTTGCAAAACCTTTAA